GTATCAGACGGCGGCAGGGGCGCAGGACGCCGCCGGCCTGGCGAAGCTGTTCGCCGCCGACGGCGTCGAGATGCCGCCCAACGCGCCCGCGGCGAGCGGCCGCGCCGCGATCGAAGCGTTCCACAAGGAGTTCGCCAAGCAGTGGATGCTGCACGGCATGACCATCACCGCGACCTCGACCAGGGTGATGGGCGACACGGCGTACGACATCGGCACCTACAAGCAGCAGCTCATGTCGCACGCGACCGGCGGCATGGTCGACGACAAGGGCAAGTACGTCGTGCTGCTGAAGAAGGACGCGGCGGGCAACTGGGCGATCTCGCACGCGATCTACAACAGCGACAATCCGCCCCCGCCGCCGCCGGCGAAGAAGTAGATCGCGTCCGCCCGGAGTAAGATCGGGCCAATGTACGCGCTCGTCTTTCTCACGCTGCTCGCGGTGTCGCAGATCGCGTCCTCGACCGAGCGCGCGATCGTCGCGGCGGTGGATGCCGGCAACGCCGACGCGCTGGACCTGCTCGAGAAGGCCGTCAACATCAACAGCGGGACGCACAACTTTCCCGGCGTCCGCGCCGTCGGCGCGCTGTTCCGCCGCGAGCTC
The DNA window shown above is from Vicinamibacterales bacterium and carries:
- a CDS encoding nuclear transport factor 2 family protein, translating into MRLMAVLGAMALMTAGAAAQQKGADEAAIAKIRTAYQTAAGAQDAAGLAKLFAADGVEMPPNAPAASGRAAIEAFHKEFAKQWMLHGMTITATSTRVMGDTAYDIGTYKQQLMSHATGGMVDDKGKYVVLLKKDAAGNWAISHAIYNSDNPPPPPPAKK